A single Vigna radiata var. radiata cultivar VC1973A chromosome 8, Vradiata_ver6, whole genome shotgun sequence DNA region contains:
- the LOC106772488 gene encoding subtilisin-like protease SBT1.3, producing MGLILTIYLLLCILSSANAEFSKKTYIIQMDKSAKPQTFSNHLEWYTSKVKSILSTSVEAEMDKEERIIYTYQTAFHGLAAKLSQEEAEKLEAEEGVVAMFPDTKYQLHTTRSPTFLGLEPTQSTNVWSEKLANHDVTVGVLDTGIWPESESFNDTGMRSVPSHWKGACETGRGFEKYHCNKKIVGARMFYHGYEAATGKIDEKTEYISPRDQDGHGTHTAATVAGSPVHDANLLGYAHGTARGMAPRARIAAYKVCWTGGCFSSDILSAVDTAVADGVDVLSISLGGGVSSYYRDSLSVAAFGAMEKGVLVSCSAGNAGPDPVSLTNVSPWITTVGASTMDRDFPADVSLGNGRKITGTSLYKGRSVLSVKKQYPLVYMGNTNSSIPDPRSLCLEGTLDRRMVSGKIVICDRGISPRVQKGQVVKNAGGVGMILTNTAANGEELVADCHLLPAVAIGEKEGKELKHYVLTSKKATATLAFLATRLGVRPSPVVAAFSSRGPNFLTLEILKPDVVAPGVNILAAWSGAIGPSSLPTDHRRVKFNILSGTSMSCPHVSGIAALLKARHPEWSPAAIKSALMTTAYVHDNTIKPLKDASSADASTPYDHGAGHINPIRALDPGLVYDIQPQDYFEFLCTQKLTPSELGVFAKYSNRTCSHTLANPGDLNYPAISVVFPQTNSSSVLTVHRTATNVGPAVSKYHVVVSHFKGASVKVEPKTLSFTKKYQKLSYKVTFTTQSRQTEPEFGGLVWKDGVHKVRSPIVITYLSPI from the coding sequence ATGGGTCTCATTCTAACAATCTATCTCCTCTTGTGTATACTATCATCTGCAAACGCTGAATTTTCCAAGAAGACGTACATCATTCAAATGGATAAGTCAGCAAAGCCTCAGACCTTCTCCAATCACCTTGAATGGTATACCTCAAAAGTGAAATCAATTCTCTCCACGTCGGTAGAAGCTGAGATGGACAAGGAGGAGAGAATCATTTACACCTACCAAACTGCTTTTCATGGACTGGCTGCCAAGTTGAGCCAAGAAGAGGCTGAGAAGCTAGAGGCAGAAGAAGGGGTTGTGGCTATGTTCCCGGATACCAAGTACCAACTTCACACCACGAGAAGTCCAACTTTCCTTGGGCTTGAACCAACACAAAGCACTAACGTGTGGTCAGAAAAGTTGGCCAACCATGATGTCACAGTGGGAGTGCTCGACACTGGGATTTGGCCTGAGAGTGAGAGCTTCAATGACACAGGTATGAGATCAGTACCTTCTCACTGGAAAGGTGCCTGTGAGACCGGTAGAGGCTTCGAAAAATATCACTGCAACAAGAAGATCGTGGGAGCAAGAATGTTTTACCATGGGTATGAAGCAGCAACTGGTAAAATTGATGAGAAAACAGAATACATATCGCCAAGAGATCAAGATGGTCACGGAACTCACACTGCAGCTACGGTTGCTGGCTCCCCGGTGCATGATGCTAATCTTCTAGGCTATGCTCATGGCACAGCAAGAGGAATGGCACCAAGAGCAAGAATTGCTGCTTACAAAGTATGCTGGACTGGTGGATGCTTCAGCTCAGATATTCTTTCAGCTGTCGATACAGCTGTGGCTGATGGAGTCGATGTTCTATCCATCTCTTTGGGTGGTGGAGTCTCCTCTTACTACCGTGATAGTTTATCTGTAGCTGCTTTTGGAGCAATGGAGAAAGGTGTTTTGGTATCATGTTCTGCTGGAAATGCAGGACCTGACCCTGTTAGCCTCACAAATGTGTCACCTTGGATCACCACAGTTGGAGCCAGCACCATGGATAGAGATTTTCCAGCAGATGTTAGTcttggaaatggaagaaagataACCGGAACCTCGCTCTATAAAGGGAGAAGCGTGCTCTCAGTTAAGAAACAATACCCTTTAGTATACATGGGAAATACCAACTCAAGCATACCTGATCCAAGATCTTTGTGCTTGGAAGGTACTTTGGATCGTAGAATGGTTTCAGGCAAGATTGTTATCTGTGACAGAGGCATTAGTCCAAGAGTTCAGAAGGGTCAAGTGGTGAAAAATGCAGGCGGGGTGGGAATGATTCTCACCAACACTGCAGCTAATGGAGAGGAGCTTGTTGCAGACTGTCATCTCCTTCCAGCAGTTGCAATTGGCGAGAAAGAAGGCAAGGAGCTCAAACATTATGTGTTAACAAGTAAAAAAGCTACTGCAACTCTAGCTTTTCTGGCTACAAGGTTGGGTGTTAGACCATCTCCTGTAGTGGCAGCATTTTCATCAAGAGGGCCCAATTTTCTTACCCTTGAAATTTTGAAGCCTGATGTGGTGGCTCCTGGGGTGAACATTCTTGCTGCTTGGAGTGGAGCCATTGGTCCTTCAAGTTTGCCAACAGACCACAGGAGGGTGAAGTTCAATATACTCTCAGGAACTTCAATGTCATGCCCTCATGTGAGTGGCATTGCTGCTTTGCTCAAGGCTAGGCATCCAGAATGGAGTCCTGCTGCTATAAAATCTGCTTTGATGACCACAGCTTATGTCCATGACAATACCATCAAGCCTCTCAAAGATGCCTCGAGTGCTGATGCCTCAACTCCTTATGATCATGGTGCTGGACACATCAACCCCATAAGAGCTCTTGACCCAGGTTTGGTTTATGATATTCAGCCACAGGATTACTTTGAATTCCTGTGCACTCAGAAACTAACTCCATCAGAACTCGGAGTTTTTGCCAAGTATTCAAACAGAACTTGCAGTCACACTCTTGCAAATCCTGGGGACTTGAACTACCCAGCCATATCCGTCGTTTTTCCACAGACAAATTCCTCTTCAGTTTTGACCGTTCACAGAACTGCCACCAACGTTGGCCCTGCTGTCTCCAAGTACCATGTTGTGGTTTCACATTTCAAAGGCGCTTCTGTTAAAGTTGAGCCAAAAACCTTGAGTTTTACCAAAAAATACCAGAAACTATCTTACAAAGTTACATTCACAACACAATCTCGACAAACAGAACCTGAATTTGGAGGTCTGGTATGGAAGGATGGTGTGCACAAAGTAAGAAGTCCAATTGTCATAACATATTTGTCACCAATATGA
- the LOC106770661 gene encoding 3-ketoacyl-CoA synthase 6-like, which yields MKAISNKNHALLPHQFSLFSNHLLLKLSNFLWPFTFLLQTFLLVQNSPLMFHFLLLCFLLLCFLLKHFLSKPSPIYLVDFSCLKPPTHCRVPFAAFVENASLWQVFDTESIAFMDKILRSSGQSEETYLPPALHYIPPKTHHTESIKEVQMVLFPIVDDLLAKTNVSPLDIDILIINCSGFCPSPSLTSVVIEKYSMRSDIKSYNVSGMGCSASALCIDMAQNLLRVHMNSNALVLSTEILSTGWYSGNEKSKLLINCLFRMGSAAILLSNKKEAKKTAKYRLVTTRRTQRAFDDKAYFSAFREEDSEGKLGVTLKRDLLNVAGETLRANISILGCEILPLSEKFRCGVSLIKKFIKSEGTYVPNFKTVIQHFCLPCSGRPVIREIGKGLKLSERDIEPALMTLHRFGNQSSSSLWYELAYLEAKERVHKGDKVWQLGMGSGPKCNSVVFKCIRPIVGEYKKGPWADCIHGYPIITTD from the coding sequence ATGAAAGCCATTTCCAACAAAAACCATGCACTCCTCCCTCACCAATTCTCTCTCTTCTCAAACCACCTCCTTTTAAAACTCTCTAATTTTCTTTGGCCCTTCACCTTCTTACTTCAAACATTCTTACTTGTGCAAAACTCCCCACTTATGTTTCATTTTCTGCTACTATGTTTCCTCCTTCTTTGTTTCCTGCTCAAACACTTCCTCTCAAAGCCCTCTCCCATTTACCTTGTGGATTTCTCATGTCTGAAGCCACCAACCCATTGCAGGGTGCCTTTTGCAGCATTTGTTGAAAATGCTTCCTTGTGGCAAGTTTTTGACACTGAAAGCATAGCTTTCATGGACAAAATCCTCCGTTCCTCAGGGCAAAGTGAAGAGACTTACCTCCCCCCTGCCTTGCACTACATTCCTCCTAAGACTCACCACACTGAATCCATCAAAGAGGTGCAAATGGTTCTGTTCCCCATCGTCGACGATCTTCTTGCAAAAACTAACGTTTCACCGCTTGATATAGACATACTTATCATAAACTGCAGTGGCTTTTGCCCCTCACCTTCTTTAACCTCCGTTGTTATTGAAAAATACTCAATGAGAAGCGACATCAAGAGCTATAATGTCTCTGGCATGGGGTGCAGTGCGAGTGCCCTTTGTATTGATATGGCTCAGAATCTTCTGAGGGTACACATGAACTCTAATGCCCTTGTTCTCAGCACAGAGATTTTATCAACAGGATGGTATTCAGGCAATGAAAAGTCCAAGTTGCTGATCAATTGCCTCTTTCGGATGGGAAGTGCAGCAATCCTTCTCTCAAACAAGAAAGAAGCCAAGAAAACAGCAAAATACAGGTTGGTTACAACACGTAGAACACAAAGAGCATTTGATGACAAAGCTTATTTCTCTGCCTTTAGGGAAGAAGATTCTGAAGGAAAACTTGGGGTGACACTGAAGAGGGACTTACTTAATGTTGCTGGTGAAACTCTGCGTGCAAACATCTCCATCTTGGGGTGTGAGATCCTGCCACTTTCAGAGAAGTTCCGGTGTGGAGTTTCTCTGATCAAGAAGTTCATCAAGTCTGAGGGAACTTACGTGCCAAATTTTAAGACAGTGATACAACACTTCTGTTTGCCATGTTCAGGGAGACCCGTGATAAGAGAAATAGGGAAAGGGTTGAAGCTCTCAGAGCGAGACATTGAACCTGCTTTAATGACACTGCACAGGTTTGGAAACCAGTCTTCTTCCTCGCTGTGGTATGAGCTAGCTTACTTGGAAGCCAAGGAAAGAGTGCACAAGGGTGACAAGGTTTGGCAGCTTGGAATGGGAAGTGGACCCAAATGTAACAGTGTTGTTTTCAAGTGTATTAGGCCTATAGTTGGAGAGTACAAGAAGGGACCATGGGCAGATTGCATCCATGGCTACCCAATAATAACCACGGATTAA